Proteins from one Oncorhynchus gorbuscha isolate QuinsamMale2020 ecotype Even-year linkage group LG18, OgorEven_v1.0, whole genome shotgun sequence genomic window:
- the LOC124003423 gene encoding cytokine-inducible SH2-containing protein-like gives MIVRTMSSMQQDHGERGGSCQNPAVPLYDSTEDLCCITNTFQYLQNSGWYWGSISASEARDALLKMSAGTFLVRDSSHPLYMLTLSVKTAFGPTNVRIEYIGGRFRLDSSSPGPPHLLSFPDVCSLVQHYVEDPSQPKAKPRSPKPAVKGNAVLLKLLRPLPQAFPSLQHLTRLTINHHTDCPYQLPLPCPLVRYLQDYPFQV, from the exons ATGATTGTCAGGACGATGAGCAGCATGCAGCAGGATcatggtgagagaggagggtcaTGTCAGAATCCAGCGGTCCCTCTGTACGACTCTACAGAGGACCTCTGCTGCATAACCAACACCTTCCAGTACCTGCAGAACTCAG GTTGGTACTGGGGGTCTATTTCAGCCAGTGAGGCTCGAGACGCTCTCCTGAAGATGTCAGCGGGAACCTTCCTGGTACGCGATAGCAGCCACCCCCTCTACATGCTGACCCTGTCAGTGAAGACGGCCTTTGGCCCCACCAATGTACGCATTGAGTACATCGGGGGTCGGTTCCGGCTGGACTCCAGCTCTCCAGGCCCCCCTCACTTGCTGTCCTTCCCTGATGTCTGCAGCCTTGTACAGCATTACGTGGAGGACCCTTCTCAACCTAAAGCCAAACCCAGGTCGCCCAAGCCCGCAGTGAAGGGCAATGCAGTACTGCTCAAGCTGCTGCGTCCCCTACCCCAGGCCTTCCCCTCCCTCCAGCACCTTACCCGCCTCACCATCAACCACCACACTGACTGTCCGTACCAGCTGCCCCTGCCATGCCCACTAGTGCGCTACCTTCAGGACTACCCCTTCCAGGTATGA